GAGCAAAGTACACTTACATTTGGCTCCTTTTTTATTGTTTAAAAACATCTTATATCATATTTATATTGATATTTTAATTAAAATAAATATATAATGTTATTTAACAATTATTATTAAATAACATTATTAAACTTGCATTATCAAATTATATTTACACAATTAATATGATTAAACTAATCATTAGTTCTTAACTCTACAAACAAGGGGTATATTTTGAAACATAAACATATTTTTTGGGTACCTTCTATCACATTTATTATCATATTTATTTTACCACTACTCACTCTGATTTCTTGTAATGCAGAACCTGGAAAAAAGGAAGGCTCCCCTCAATCACCAACAGAAAATGCAGCTATTCAAGCATTAAAAGCAAAACTAAAGCAGCATAAACGGGAATTTATAACCGCTAAATTAAAACTTAGAGTTCCAAAATACGAAAAAATGTTAAATGATCATATTAACTACGCCTGGATTGAAGATGGTGATGTGCAGCATAGATGGAAGAACTATGGACCAGGGGGAGACCAATATGGAATGGCACAACGGAATCAGGCGGCATTTCATGTAACCACCTCTCCTTATAATCGCAATTTGTCATATAGCAATCCAACGGCAAAAGACGCCAGATCCAAAATTTATTTGGCATTTGAATATAACGAAACCCTTATTAGAGCTTTTGGCAGGGTACTTAACGCACTAGCATTGTTTACTATTCCATTTGATCTAGCCTCAAAAAGCATACCTAATCCCAATAAATACAATAAGTTAGTTCAAGAAATTGCAGATAAAACAGGAGAGTATGCTTGTAATTACTTTGAAATTGCATTTGGAGAACTACTTAAAAAGCAAAATAATATTAACTCTTTAAGTTACGACATGCTGCAAGAACTTGATCAAAAGTTTGATAAGCTTATAGCAGAAAGGGAAATGCACATCAAAGACGCAGAAACTATCCTTAATGATTTTAAGGCCGATAAAGACCAAATTCAAAATGATACTGCTAAATTAAAGGATTACCTAATAAAACATAAGACAAAATTTAATAATTCATTTGAAGTAGTAAAAACACTAGCTAGGGAAATTAAAAACATTTTAGATACAATATAACGCTTATACATTTTAAAATAACTTCATAACTACTCTAAAAGGAGCAAAGCTACTTATGCTCCTTTTTATTGTTTAAAAACATCTTATTATCTGCTTATTTATATTGATATTTTAATTAAAAAAAATATATAATATTATTTAATAACAATTACTAACTAATAATTTTTAAACTTACGTTATCAAATTACACTTATACAATTAATATGATTAAATTATTAATTAGTTCTTAACTCTACAAACAAGGAGAATATTTTGAAACATAAACATATTTTTTGGGTACCTTCTATCACATTTATTATCATATTTATTTTACCACTACTCACTCTGATTGCTTGCAATGCAGAACCTGGAAAAACGGAAAGCTCCCCTCAATCACTAACGGGAGATGCGGCTATTCAAGTATTAAAAGCAAAATTAAAGCAGCATAAACGGGAATTTATAACCATCAAATTAAAACTTAGAGTTCAAAAATACGAAAAGATGTTAAATGATCATATCCTTTATGCCTGGATTGAAGATGGTGATGTGGACCATAAAGGGAAACCGTATAGCGGATATATAATAATAACCCAATATGGAATGGGGGGACATAATCAGGCATTTGGCATAATTAAATCTCCTTACAATACCGATGCGCATTATAATGATAATAATGATTCCGCTGCAAAAAAGGCCAGATCAAAAGTTTATTTGGCCTTTGAATATAACGAAAACCTCATTAGAGATTTTGGAAATGTACTTAACAAACTTGCAGCCTCTGCTGTTCCATTTAATAGAATCTTAGGCATACCTAATCCCAATGAATACAATAAGTTAGTTCAAGAAATTGCAGATAAAACAGGAGAGTATGCTTGTAATTACTTTGAAGTTGCATTTGGGGAGCTACTTAAAAAGCAAAATAACCTTAACTCTTTAAGTTACGACATGCTGCAAGAACTTGATCAAAAGTTTGATAAGCTTATAGCAGAAAGGGAAATGCACATCAAAGACGCAAAAACTATCCTTAATGACTTTAAGGCCGATAAAGATCGAATTCAAAGTGATGTCGCTAAATTAAAGGATTACCTAATAAAACATAAGACAAAATTTAATAATTCATTTGAAGTAGTCAAAACGCTAGCTAGGGAAATTAAAAACATTTTAGATACAATATAATACTTATATATTTTAAAATAACTTCATAACTCTACTAGGAGCAAAGTTACTTATGCTCCTTTTATATCACATTTTCTAATAAAAATGCGCATACTCCCTGCCCCACACAAAATACCCATATAAACACAGATATCATTTATTGGTGTTAATCATTATATCCATTATTATCTGCATATTTATATTGATATTTAAATCAAAATGAACATATAATGTTAATTAACAATAATTACTAATTAATAATTTATGAACTTGCATTATAATGCTCATGCAATTAATCGTAATTAAATTATTAATTGGTTCTTAACTTTACAAACGAGGAGAATATTTTGAAACATAAACATATTTTTTGGGTCCCTTCTATCGCCCTTATTTTCCCGCTCTTAGTTCTAATTGGTTGTAATCCAAATCACAAATCAAATGACACATTAAACACTGCTCCAAAAGACATATTCGCAAAAAGATCGTTAAGAGTAAAAAATATTTTAAATGCAAGAAGAAACTTAATAAACCAAATAAAGAACAAAGTCAAAACCGACCTAACTTTAATAAAGACACATGAAAAAGATATTATCAAGGAGTCTGGAACACAGCTTGGAATACAATGTGCAATCTTTGATGAAATTCACTACCAGAATGTGGTGCATGCGTCAAATAAAACATATCCCATAGACAAATACAAAATAAAGCTATTCCACGCATCTTTAAATTACAATATAATAAGATTGAAATGGCTGGGAGAAATTCTGATTCAAATGCAAGCCCCTAATACTAAGAAAGGCAATAAACTTTATAAAGCAATCATAAACACAGGAATAGAATACTATCAAAAGCCATTTGAAGCACTCGTAAATCAAATCAATATGGAACAAGACAATTTAACTCTTCTGAATGCTAAACAACTAACAAACATTATAAACAATCTTAATACAATTGAAAACTTAAGAAAAATTTGGATATCATTTGTAGATAATACAATTAATGACTATAGGACTGATACAGATATTAAAAATAACAGCATAAAATTACTAGAACACATAATCACTAAATACACAAAAATAGAAGATAAAATTAATAGTATCAAAGACATAGCTCACAAAACTAATAAAATTTTAAAGACAATAAAACACAACTATTACATTAATCAATAGGTTGATCAAAATGCGAAATACAATACCTTGCAAAAAAATTCTTAAGATTTAATAAATTTCAAAACTAACATATAAGCTTAAATCACTTCAAATAAACTAAAATGCACCTAAAAGACCTACCATCAGGCCTGGCATATACAAGGCAATTGCCGCACTAACAAATATTATGATCAAAATTTTTATTATTTTTGATCAATTCACTTGACATTCAAATTCAATAGTGTATAATATCATTTAAGAATGATTATTAGATGATAATCAAAATTAAAGAAGGAGAATATTTTATGAGAAATATTTTAAATAACATTTTTATTGGATTTGCTTTAATAGCATTTATACTAGTTAGTTGTAACACAAAAGGCAGCGAACCTGCTACCCTACAAGACGCTCAAGGCAATAACCCAACAGCACAAACTCCATTAAAACCAATACCAGCCAAACCAGCAAATGATGTTGCCCAAACAAATGAAGCTCAAAAACAAATTGTAATAAATGCTCTTAAGCAAAAAGTCGCAAGTGAACAAGCCATGCAAAAAGGCAAGGTTGAAAAGACTAATCAATACGGAATGAAAGATGGAGTGTTTAAAAAATTAACTAACACCACTAATAACAAAACCTACGAAACTGCTGATAACAAGTCTTTAAGAGAAAAATTTTATGCATCTTTAGATTGGATCGAAAAAACCATTGAGGACTTTGGAAAAATCATTGCTCAAATCGAAGCAGACGCCACCCATAAAGGTACTTGGACTGCAGATCTAATAAAAGCAGGACAAAATATTCAAGAAGAACTTGATAAAGTAAACACTCAAATAGACGCAAAAAAAGACAAGCTTAATTCTTTAAGTCTTGAAAAACTAAACGAACTTAAAGTCAACTTTGAGAAAATTGAAAAATCAAAAAAGACTTGGAAAACATTTGTAGATGAGGTTATCGCAGATCATACGGCTGATAAAGGTAGCATCAAAAATGATGTTCAAAAATTAGCAGCACATATAAAGACATCATATGACAAGGACATCAAAGCTGCCCCTAAAAGCACTAAAGACACAGGTGCTGAAATTAAAAAAATACTAGATGAAATAAAATAACATCACAAAATACATTTAAATATAATCATTACAACCATAGAAGAGAAGATATTCTTCTCTTCTTTTTTAATTAAAAAACTTATAACTAATACCTCAGGATAAAATTAATTGCAAATCAACGCAACAAGAAAAATAATATTTTTCTCTTAGGTTTATTGGTTTTCAAATTATTTGATATACAATATCATATAAGAATCATTATCAATTTGATTGTGGTATAATAATATTAAGGAAGGAGAATATTTATGAGAAATATTTTAAATAACATTTTTGTTGCATTTGCTTTAACAGCATTTACACTAGTTGGTTGTAATCCAAAGGGCGGTGATTTTACTGCACTACAAGATACCCAAAGTGATAATGCAACAACACAAATTCCAGCAAACCTAAATCTAAATGACAAACAAAAACTCGCACAAAACGCCTTGGAAAAGGCTCAAGGCATAAAGTCAGACAAAGAAAAAGACAAAGAAAAAGATAAAGAAAAAGATAAAGCACCATTAATAGCATGGGTAACAAACAAAGCTCAAACTAGTATAGCTTCAATCAAGCAATATAAAAATAAGACTGAAGATGACGACCAATATGGAATGAAACAGGGGGTATTTAAATTATTAAAAAACTTGGGAAATCAAAAAACAGTAAATTCTGATGAGAATACAGCCCTCAGAAAGTTATTTTATTTATCCTTAGAGTGGAATGAAGACAAAATTAGAAAGTTCGGAATAATCTTTAACAAAATAGATCTAAATAACATCAATAATTTGACACAAAACATCTTCTTAGCAGGAGCAGGTCATGCTCAAAGATATTTTGAACAGATAATTAATATAATAGAGAACAAAAAAGATAATCTTAAGACCCCGTCTCTTCAAGAATTAAAAAATATTAAAAGCAAACTTGAGGAAATTTACGAATTAAAACAGAAATGGACAGATACTATTAATAATATCATTACGGATTATGAGGCTAATACCGATGACAGCCAAAATAACAACCAAGCATTATTAAAGCACATAAACTCTAAGTATGGTCGGGTATTTAAGGATGAAATTCCTAAAATTCAAGCACTAGCTCAAGATATTGAAAAAATTTTAAAATAACACTTTACAAAGCATTAGAACCTTAGGAAGGAAATTATTTTTTCCTTCCTTTCTTATTTTAGAGAAAATGCCAAAAGCAATAAAAATAAATCCCAACTAATAAATTACAAAAAAAATAATATTTTTTATTGGTTTTTCAAATTATTTGATATACAATGTCATATTGTAATTATTACTAATTTGATTACGATATATAATAATATTAAGGAAGGAGAATATTTATGAGAAATATTTTAAATAACATTTTTGTTACATTTGCTTTAACGGCATTTACACTAGTTGGTTGTAACCCAAAGGGCAGTGATCTTACTGCACTACAAGATACCCAAAGTAATGATACAACAACACAACAACACATAACGCTCAGCCCACAACTAGCTGCTAGCAATGTTAAATTAGAAGGAAAAAAAGGAAATTTAATACCTAAACCAGAATTAAAGCCAGAAAACCCAAATGACAAACAAAACCTTGCACAAAACGCTTTAGAAAAAGCTCAAGGCGTAAAGTCAGAAAAAGACAAAGAAAAAGATAAAGCACCATTAATAGCATGGATAACAAACAAAGCTCAAACTGATATGGCTTTAATAAACAAATATAATAATAATATTGAAGACACTGAGCAATACGGAATGAAACAGGGGGCATTTAAATTCTTAAAGAACACAGAAAATAATAAAATAATGAATTCTGTCGAAAATACACAATTAAGAAAGCAATTATATTCATCCTTAGACTGGAGCGAAGGCAAAATCAGAAAGTTTGGCACAATCTTGAACACAATAGAACGAAATGATCCCAATAATTTGGCAAAAACGATCTTATCAGCAGGAGTAAATTATGCTCAAGGATATTTTGAGTGGATAATTAGTATCACACACAACAAAATAGAGCATTTAAATAAATTAACACTTCGGAAATTAAAAAATATTAAAGTCAACTTTGAAAAAATTGATAAACTAAGACAGAAATGGAGAGATACTATTGACAACATCATTGCTAAGTATGAGGCTAATACTGATGGCATGCAAAATGACAACCAAGTATTAATAAACCATGTAAACTCTCAGCATGGCACAATATTTAAATATTTCATTCTTAACATGCAAGTAATAGCTCAAAATATTGAAAAAATTTTAAAATAACACCTTACAAAGCATTAAAACCTTAGGAAGGAAATTATTTTTTCCTTCCTTTGTCTTTTTACAGACAAAATACCAAAAAGCAATAAAAATAAAGCCCAACTAATAAATTACAAAAAATAATATTTTTTTCTTGAGTTTATTGGTTTTTAAATTATTTGATATACAATCTTATATAAGAATCATTATCAATTTGATTATGATATATAATAATATTAAGGAAGGAGAATATTTATGAGAAATATTTTAAATAACATTTTTGTTGCATTTGCTTTAACAGCATTTACACTAGTTGGCTGTAATCCAAAGGACGGTGATCTTACTGCACTACAAGATACCCAAAGTGATAATGCAACAACACAAATTCCAGCAAACCTAAATCTAAATGACAAACAAAAACTCGCACAAAACGCTTTAGAAAAAACTCAAAGCTTAAAATTAGAAGAAGATAAAGCACCATTAATAACCTGGATAACAAACAAAACTCAAACTGATACGGATTTAATAAACAAATATAACAATAATATTGAAGACCCTGAGCAATACGGAATGAAACAGGGAGCATTTAAATACTTAAGAAATTCAGCAAATCAAAAAACAATAAATTCTGTCGAAAATATACAATTAAGAAAGCGATTATATTCATCCCTAGAGTGGAACGAAAACACAATTAAAAAATTTGGAACAATTATAAATGAAATAGAAAACAATCAAAACAAGGATTTGGCAAAAAATATCTTAAACTCAGGAACAGATTATGCTCAAGGGAATTTTGAACAAATAATTGACAAAATAGAAAACAAAAAAGATAATCTTAAGACTTTGACAATTCAAGAATTAAAAAATATTAAAAGCAAACTTGAAGATATTGACACATTAAGACAGAAATGGAAAGATACTATCAATAACATCATTGCTAAGTATGAGACTAATACTGATGGTATACAAAAGGATAGCCAAGAATTACTAAAATACGTAAACTATCAGTATGGCCGGGTATTCAAGGATGAAATTCCTAAAATTCAAGCACTAGCTCAAGATATTGAAAAAATTTTAAAATAACACTTTACAAAGCATTAGAACCTTAGGAAGGAAATTATTTTTTCCTTCCTTTGTCTTTTTACAGATAAAATACCAAAAAGCAATAAAAATAAAGCCCAACTAATAAATTACAAAAAATAATATTTTTTTCTTGAGTTTATTGGTTTTTAAATTATTTGATATACAATATTATATAAGAATCATTATCAATTTGATTATGATATATAATAATATTAAGGAAGGAGAATATTTATGAGAAACAATATTTTAAATAACATTTTTGTTACATTTG
The nucleotide sequence above comes from Borrelia hermsii DAH. Encoded proteins:
- a CDS encoding virulence associated lipoprotein, producing the protein MKHKHIFWVPSITFIIIFILPLLTLISCNAEPGKKEGSPQSPTENAAIQALKAKLKQHKREFITAKLKLRVPKYEKMLNDHINYAWIEDGDVQHRWKNYGPGGDQYGMAQRNQAAFHVTTSPYNRNLSYSNPTAKDARSKIYLAFEYNETLIRAFGRVLNALALFTIPFDLASKSIPNPNKYNKLVQEIADKTGEYACNYFEIAFGELLKKQNNINSLSYDMLQELDQKFDKLIAEREMHIKDAETILNDFKADKDQIQNDTAKLKDYLIKHKTKFNNSFEVVKTLAREIKNILDTI
- a CDS encoding virulence associated lipoprotein; translation: MKHKHIFWVPSITFIIIFILPLLTLIACNAEPGKTESSPQSLTGDAAIQVLKAKLKQHKREFITIKLKLRVQKYEKMLNDHILYAWIEDGDVDHKGKPYSGYIIITQYGMGGHNQAFGIIKSPYNTDAHYNDNNDSAAKKARSKVYLAFEYNENLIRDFGNVLNKLAASAVPFNRILGIPNPNEYNKLVQEIADKTGEYACNYFEVAFGELLKKQNNLNSLSYDMLQELDQKFDKLIAEREMHIKDAKTILNDFKADKDRIQSDVAKLKDYLIKHKTKFNNSFEVVKTLAREIKNILDTI
- a CDS encoding virulence associated lipoprotein, with the protein product MKHKHIFWVPSIALIFPLLVLIGCNPNHKSNDTLNTAPKDIFAKRSLRVKNILNARRNLINQIKNKVKTDLTLIKTHEKDIIKESGTQLGIQCAIFDEIHYQNVVHASNKTYPIDKYKIKLFHASLNYNIIRLKWLGEILIQMQAPNTKKGNKLYKAIINTGIEYYQKPFEALVNQINMEQDNLTLLNAKQLTNIINNLNTIENLRKIWISFVDNTINDYRTDTDIKNNSIKLLEHIITKYTKIEDKINSIKDIAHKTNKILKTIKHNYYINQ
- a CDS encoding complement regulator-acquiring protein, encoding MRNILNNIFIGFALIAFILVSCNTKGSEPATLQDAQGNNPTAQTPLKPIPAKPANDVAQTNEAQKQIVINALKQKVASEQAMQKGKVEKTNQYGMKDGVFKKLTNTTNNKTYETADNKSLREKFYASLDWIEKTIEDFGKIIAQIEADATHKGTWTADLIKAGQNIQEELDKVNTQIDAKKDKLNSLSLEKLNELKVNFEKIEKSKKTWKTFVDEVIADHTADKGSIKNDVQKLAAHIKTSYDKDIKAAPKSTKDTGAEIKKILDEIK
- a CDS encoding complement regulator-acquiring protein, which translates into the protein MRNILNNIFVAFALTAFTLVGCNPKGGDFTALQDTQSDNATTQIPANLNLNDKQKLAQNALEKAQGIKSDKEKDKEKDKEKDKAPLIAWVTNKAQTSIASIKQYKNKTEDDDQYGMKQGVFKLLKNLGNQKTVNSDENTALRKLFYLSLEWNEDKIRKFGIIFNKIDLNNINNLTQNIFLAGAGHAQRYFEQIINIIENKKDNLKTPSLQELKNIKSKLEEIYELKQKWTDTINNIITDYEANTDDSQNNNQALLKHINSKYGRVFKDEIPKIQALAQDIEKILK
- a CDS encoding complement regulator-acquiring protein, with translation MRNILNNIFVTFALTAFTLVGCNPKGSDLTALQDTQSNDTTTQQHITLSPQLAASNVKLEGKKGNLIPKPELKPENPNDKQNLAQNALEKAQGVKSEKDKEKDKAPLIAWITNKAQTDMALINKYNNNIEDTEQYGMKQGAFKFLKNTENNKIMNSVENTQLRKQLYSSLDWSEGKIRKFGTILNTIERNDPNNLAKTILSAGVNYAQGYFEWIISITHNKIEHLNKLTLRKLKNIKVNFEKIDKLRQKWRDTIDNIIAKYEANTDGMQNDNQVLINHVNSQHGTIFKYFILNMQVIAQNIEKILK
- a CDS encoding complement regulator-acquiring protein, yielding MRNILNNIFVAFALTAFTLVGCNPKDGDLTALQDTQSDNATTQIPANLNLNDKQKLAQNALEKTQSLKLEEDKAPLITWITNKTQTDTDLINKYNNNIEDPEQYGMKQGAFKYLRNSANQKTINSVENIQLRKRLYSSLEWNENTIKKFGTIINEIENNQNKDLAKNILNSGTDYAQGNFEQIIDKIENKKDNLKTLTIQELKNIKSKLEDIDTLRQKWKDTINNIIAKYETNTDGIQKDSQELLKYVNYQYGRVFKDEIPKIQALAQDIEKILK